One part of the Polyangiaceae bacterium genome encodes these proteins:
- a CDS encoding SGNH/GDSL hydrolase family protein, translated as MIEKRLHTRPVPQGLRDIPSLPLSAALALAGLLSVACGDDPSATAAAGAGGAAGSASGGTTTGGAATGGGGVTFGGAAGSAGASGGAASAGAAGNGASGFTRYDPSAHSSPVSDSVLASARQIALADPNANDDVFMKVGASGTVSKSFLYCFAGDAQPSYRVEGADDLLQSIEFFRSGDAAGTTPFDRPTLAAVVGRSASWAISGSPSPLEQEQALLHPRFAFVNYGTNDMGLGATYLSALFPFFRNLSTLLDQLAEQGVVSVISGLNPRGDSSSAALWVPTYDAVTRGLAESRQLPYLSLYLASKDLPNQGLLSDGLHGNAFSDGGSQPCVFTDTALQYNYNVRNLLSMSALDRLKRGVVDGSPAQDVTPAGYVGSGSASDPIRIDRLPFTHAGNTSGAERRIDTYTGCGADQDESGPEVFYSLELSERTPLRLLLLDRDGVDVDLHLLSASDGASCLARNDRALQMTLDPGSYLITADTFVTSASEQAGDYLLVVLRCEAGDPDCD; from the coding sequence GTGATTGAAAAACGCTTGCACACGCGCCCGGTGCCGCAGGGGTTGCGCGACATTCCGTCGCTCCCCTTGAGCGCAGCTCTCGCCCTGGCCGGGCTGCTCAGCGTTGCGTGCGGCGACGACCCGTCTGCGACCGCGGCGGCCGGCGCCGGCGGAGCAGCAGGCAGCGCTAGCGGCGGGACCACAACCGGCGGCGCAGCGACCGGCGGCGGGGGCGTGACCTTTGGAGGAGCCGCGGGTAGTGCGGGCGCCAGTGGAGGAGCCGCGAGCGCTGGAGCCGCTGGGAACGGTGCGTCGGGTTTCACGCGCTACGATCCTTCGGCTCACAGCTCTCCCGTCAGCGACAGCGTGCTGGCGAGCGCGCGTCAGATCGCACTCGCGGACCCCAACGCCAATGACGACGTGTTCATGAAGGTGGGCGCGTCGGGGACGGTGAGCAAGAGTTTCCTGTACTGCTTCGCGGGGGACGCTCAGCCTAGTTACCGCGTGGAAGGCGCTGACGACCTCCTGCAGAGCATCGAGTTCTTCCGCTCGGGCGACGCTGCTGGGACGACGCCCTTCGACCGCCCGACGCTCGCGGCGGTCGTTGGCCGTAGCGCGAGTTGGGCGATCTCCGGCTCACCCTCCCCCCTTGAGCAAGAGCAAGCCCTGCTCCACCCCCGATTCGCGTTCGTGAACTACGGCACCAACGACATGGGACTCGGTGCAACCTATCTGAGCGCGCTGTTTCCGTTTTTCCGGAACCTGTCCACGCTGCTCGACCAGCTCGCCGAGCAGGGCGTGGTCAGCGTGATTTCTGGCTTGAATCCGCGCGGAGATAGCTCTAGCGCTGCCTTGTGGGTACCAACATACGACGCCGTGACTCGCGGCCTCGCAGAGTCGAGACAGCTGCCGTATCTCAGCCTGTATCTCGCGAGCAAGGACCTTCCAAACCAGGGCCTGCTGAGTGATGGGCTCCACGGCAACGCCTTCAGTGACGGCGGCTCGCAGCCCTGCGTGTTCACCGACACAGCACTTCAGTACAACTACAACGTGCGCAACCTGCTCAGCATGAGTGCGCTCGATCGGCTGAAGCGCGGCGTCGTGGATGGCAGCCCGGCCCAGGATGTGACGCCTGCGGGCTACGTGGGGAGTGGCTCTGCGAGCGACCCGATCCGAATCGATCGCCTCCCCTTCACGCACGCGGGCAACACCAGCGGGGCGGAGCGTAGGATCGACACCTACACCGGCTGCGGCGCAGACCAAGACGAGTCAGGCCCCGAGGTGTTCTACAGCTTGGAGCTGAGTGAACGAACCCCACTCCGCCTGCTCCTGCTCGACCGAGACGGAGTGGACGTCGATCTCCACCTGCTGAGCGCCAGTGACGGCGCCAGCTGCCTCGCTCGCAACGACCGCGCGCTTCAGATGACTCTCGACCCAGGCAGCTATTTGATCACCGCGGACACCTTCGTTACTTCAGCTTCCGAGCAGGCGGGCGATTACCTGCTGGTGGTCTTGCGCTGCGAAGCAGGCGACCCCGACTGCGACTAA
- a CDS encoding TonB family protein translates to MHHSSERRRRLLGVGLSVAFHGLAFWSLDRMPVSVLEPIRVATVDFEVEATKPPPDPKPPEPKEPEPPAPEEPSDQAPTQPTAYHPVTPGSPRAVANQAEPQSEQPAGPIDLGTLSASDLGAADGDGVAVGVPGTGGGGRGPLPRGNTKPKPSSKPARHAPPPAPSYVAAKDLARPPRAPGLDGTLARYYPPAARAAGISGQATVRVAIDARGTARVVGILAESYAGFGSACQRTVQGSHWSAPVDKDGRTVSTTLVYRCRFRVDR, encoded by the coding sequence GTGCACCACTCAAGTGAGCGCCGCCGCCGGCTCTTGGGCGTCGGACTGAGCGTCGCGTTCCACGGGCTTGCCTTTTGGAGCCTGGACCGCATGCCCGTTTCGGTCCTTGAACCGATCCGTGTGGCAACGGTCGACTTCGAAGTGGAGGCGACCAAGCCCCCGCCGGATCCGAAGCCACCGGAGCCGAAAGAACCGGAGCCCCCGGCGCCTGAAGAGCCTAGCGACCAAGCGCCGACTCAGCCCACGGCCTATCACCCGGTGACTCCAGGCTCCCCACGAGCTGTGGCCAACCAAGCCGAGCCTCAGTCTGAACAGCCCGCTGGACCTATCGACCTTGGGACCCTCTCTGCGAGCGATCTCGGCGCGGCAGACGGAGACGGAGTTGCGGTCGGCGTGCCCGGGACGGGTGGTGGCGGGCGCGGTCCATTACCTCGAGGAAATACGAAGCCGAAGCCTTCCAGCAAGCCTGCGCGACATGCGCCGCCCCCCGCGCCGAGCTACGTTGCAGCCAAGGATCTCGCGCGCCCGCCGCGTGCCCCTGGGCTCGACGGCACGCTCGCTCGCTACTATCCGCCGGCCGCGCGGGCCGCGGGGATCAGCGGTCAGGCGACGGTACGCGTGGCAATCGACGCGCGAGGGACGGCGCGCGTGGTTGGGATCTTGGCAGAGAGCTACGCCGGGTTCGGCAGCGCGTGCCAACGCACCGTACAGGGCTCGCATTGGTCGGCGCCCGTCGACAAGGACGGCCGCACGGTCTCCACGACGCTGGTCTATCGCTGCAGATTTCGTGTGGATCGCTGA
- a CDS encoding NAD(P)H-dependent oxidoreductase has product MSELLKVACVCGSLQAESGNLRLLKLARELAPHPLELEIFDGLGSLPHFNPDLDASTLESVSVWRQCLRSSLVVLVACPEYGHSLPGVVKNAVDWVIGSGELEGKPVAVTASTPSLERGRRGIKALTDTLGAVSAQVLWDTPIARGDAQAASVRELLSCLLAAARREQEHPGSLLARL; this is encoded by the coding sequence ATGTCGGAGCTCTTGAAGGTGGCGTGTGTGTGCGGAAGTCTCCAGGCGGAGTCGGGGAACCTACGGCTCCTGAAGCTCGCTCGAGAGCTGGCTCCTCACCCCCTCGAACTCGAGATTTTCGATGGCCTCGGCTCGCTGCCGCATTTCAACCCGGACCTGGACGCTTCGACGCTCGAGAGCGTTTCCGTGTGGCGTCAATGCCTGCGCTCCAGTCTGGTCGTGCTCGTCGCTTGCCCAGAGTATGGGCACAGCCTGCCTGGCGTCGTGAAGAACGCCGTGGACTGGGTGATTGGTAGCGGCGAACTGGAGGGAAAGCCGGTAGCGGTAACCGCGTCCACGCCGAGCCTCGAGCGGGGGCGGCGTGGCATCAAAGCACTCACGGATACGCTGGGCGCGGTCAGCGCCCAGGTGCTTTGGGACACGCCCATCGCACGCGGGGACGCCCAGGCGGCTTCCGTGCGCGAACTCCTGAGCTGCCTACTAGCGGCAGCGCGCCGGGAACAGGAGCACCCCGGCTCGCTGCTGGCGAGGCTGTGA
- a CDS encoding M48 family metallopeptidase, translating into MQGTLGQSVQRRYPADPEVTTDQALQSYVTELKNRYLKRSPPLNKVCFDDKQTTLHRALGLHTKVSRVQGGRLKAKQELRVSSLFKQTPPEFLRMVVVHELAHLRESDHNKAFYQLCCHMEPDYHQLEFDLRLYLAARDLDQLG; encoded by the coding sequence ATGCAAGGGACGCTTGGGCAGAGCGTGCAGAGGCGCTATCCCGCTGACCCCGAGGTCACCACGGACCAGGCGCTGCAGAGCTACGTGACGGAGCTCAAGAATCGCTACCTCAAGCGATCGCCACCGCTCAATAAGGTTTGCTTCGACGACAAGCAGACGACGCTGCATCGTGCGCTGGGTCTCCACACCAAGGTTTCCCGGGTTCAGGGGGGGAGGCTCAAGGCGAAGCAAGAACTGCGCGTCTCGAGCCTCTTCAAGCAGACGCCCCCGGAGTTCTTGCGGATGGTCGTGGTGCACGAGCTCGCACACCTGCGTGAGAGCGACCACAACAAGGCGTTCTACCAGCTGTGCTGTCACATGGAGCCGGACTACCACCAGCTCGAGTTCGATCTGCGACTCTACCTTGCAGCGCGCGACCTCGATCAGCTGGGTTGA
- a CDS encoding DUF3516 domain-containing protein: MSAPPSREPGLLEKRLPEGAADGDALLEAFLAYVEEAGLSLYPAQEEAVLELFAGKNVVLNTPTGSGKSMVALAACFSALARGERAFFTAPIKALVSEKFFDLCRLFGPHQVGMLTGDASINHDAPLICCTAEILSNMALREGADTDVQCVVMDEFHYYGDRDRGVAWQVPLLTLSKARFLLMSATLAEPERFVRILEDLTGLETALVRTTERPVPLDWTYTEKPLTETIGELLNEGKVPVYIVHFSQRAASEQASALMSLDFLSKEQKVALKQELKGFRFDSPFGRELGRFVPHGIGVHHAGMLPKYRRLVERLAQRGYLKLICGTDTLGVGINIPLRTVLFTQLCKYDGENTTILSVRDFQQIAGRAGRRGFDTQGSVVVQAPEHVIENLRIKAKAAANAKKNKKLHLKKPPERGFKNWEASTLTRLKESSPEALRSRFDVSHGMLLNVLSREDGSGCAAMKQLIKDSHEPARNKRALGRTAIAMFRSLVEAKIIEVTPDGVRINSDLQEDFSLNRALALYAVEAISSLEPDEPGYALTVLTVLEAILEPPHQVLRRQVDTLKTRLMNELKAEGVEYEERMQRLEKVDYPKPEKDFIYGTFDAFAEHHPWVAGFRISPKSIARDMYEQGETFHGYIKTYGLQRAEGVLLRYLSDVYRVLEQTVPEQNRTEELIDLTEWLGAEIRQADASLLDEWKALQDPEHVLREAEADEQPDITKDRRAFRVLVRNGAWRVVQALATQRYERTLRELDELAGEGNLALDEAGERWSTQRLESALQDYWASYDEIRTDPSARSPKHLELQERTDGWWLRQALVDPDDYLEWGLEFEVDLQASREAGALVMRLLALGVVR; this comes from the coding sequence ATGAGCGCTCCCCCGTCCCGAGAGCCTGGCCTGCTGGAGAAGCGGCTCCCCGAAGGCGCCGCCGATGGGGACGCGCTGCTAGAGGCGTTCCTTGCCTACGTAGAGGAAGCCGGATTGAGCCTCTATCCAGCGCAGGAGGAGGCGGTGCTGGAGCTCTTCGCCGGCAAGAACGTGGTGCTCAACACGCCCACGGGGTCCGGGAAGTCGATGGTCGCGCTTGCGGCCTGTTTCTCTGCGCTGGCGCGCGGGGAGCGAGCGTTCTTCACTGCGCCGATCAAGGCGCTCGTCAGCGAGAAGTTCTTCGACCTGTGTCGGCTGTTTGGGCCCCATCAGGTGGGCATGCTCACCGGGGACGCGAGCATCAACCACGACGCGCCATTGATTTGTTGCACCGCGGAAATACTCTCGAATATGGCGCTACGTGAAGGCGCTGATACCGACGTGCAGTGCGTGGTGATGGATGAGTTCCACTACTACGGGGATCGGGATCGTGGAGTGGCCTGGCAGGTGCCGCTGTTGACCCTGAGCAAGGCGCGCTTCCTGCTGATGAGCGCGACCTTGGCGGAGCCAGAGCGCTTCGTGCGCATCTTGGAGGACTTGACGGGGCTCGAGACGGCGCTGGTTCGCACGACGGAGCGTCCGGTGCCCCTCGATTGGACCTACACCGAGAAGCCCCTCACAGAGACGATCGGCGAGCTGTTGAATGAAGGCAAGGTGCCGGTCTACATCGTGCACTTCTCCCAGCGTGCTGCCAGCGAACAGGCCTCGGCGCTGATGAGCCTCGATTTCCTGAGCAAGGAACAGAAGGTCGCGCTGAAGCAGGAACTGAAGGGCTTTCGTTTCGATAGCCCTTTCGGTCGCGAGCTGGGTCGATTTGTTCCTCACGGAATCGGCGTGCATCACGCGGGCATGCTGCCCAAATACCGCCGGCTGGTGGAGCGCCTGGCCCAGCGCGGGTACTTGAAGCTGATCTGCGGAACCGACACGCTCGGCGTGGGTATCAACATTCCGTTGCGCACGGTGCTCTTCACCCAGCTCTGCAAGTACGACGGCGAGAACACCACGATCCTGAGCGTCCGTGACTTTCAACAGATCGCCGGCCGCGCCGGACGGCGAGGCTTCGACACTCAGGGCAGCGTGGTCGTTCAAGCGCCGGAACACGTGATTGAAAATCTGCGGATCAAGGCCAAGGCCGCAGCCAACGCGAAGAAGAACAAGAAGCTGCACCTGAAGAAGCCTCCCGAGCGCGGGTTCAAGAACTGGGAAGCCAGCACCCTCACCCGGCTCAAGGAGAGCAGCCCCGAGGCGCTGCGCAGTCGCTTCGACGTGAGCCACGGGATGTTGCTCAACGTGCTGTCTCGTGAGGACGGTAGCGGTTGCGCTGCGATGAAGCAGCTCATCAAAGACTCTCACGAACCGGCTCGCAACAAGCGAGCCCTGGGGCGAACCGCGATCGCGATGTTTCGTTCCCTCGTCGAGGCGAAGATCATCGAAGTTACCCCCGACGGGGTGCGCATCAACAGTGACCTTCAGGAAGACTTCTCCCTCAACCGCGCCCTGGCGCTGTACGCGGTCGAGGCCATCTCCTCGCTGGAGCCCGACGAGCCAGGCTACGCGCTCACAGTGCTGACGGTGCTCGAGGCGATCCTCGAGCCACCCCATCAGGTGCTGCGTCGCCAAGTAGATACCTTGAAGACGCGCCTGATGAACGAGCTGAAGGCGGAGGGTGTGGAGTACGAAGAGCGCATGCAGCGCCTGGAGAAGGTCGACTACCCGAAGCCGGAGAAAGACTTCATCTACGGCACGTTCGATGCCTTTGCCGAGCACCATCCTTGGGTCGCTGGCTTCCGCATCTCCCCGAAGAGCATCGCTCGGGACATGTACGAGCAAGGTGAGACGTTTCACGGCTACATCAAGACGTATGGGCTGCAGCGCGCAGAAGGGGTGCTGCTCAGGTATCTTTCGGACGTCTACCGTGTGCTCGAGCAGACGGTGCCCGAACAAAACCGCACGGAAGAGCTCATCGATCTCACGGAGTGGCTGGGCGCGGAGATCCGCCAAGCCGATGCGAGCCTGCTCGATGAGTGGAAGGCGCTCCAGGATCCTGAGCACGTGCTGCGGGAGGCCGAGGCGGATGAGCAGCCCGACATCACCAAGGATCGGCGGGCGTTCCGCGTGCTGGTGCGCAACGGAGCCTGGCGAGTTGTCCAGGCGCTGGCGACCCAGCGCTACGAACGCACACTCCGGGAGCTCGATGAGCTAGCGGGGGAGGGCAACCTAGCTCTGGACGAAGCGGGGGAGCGCTGGAGCACCCAGCGCCTCGAGAGCGCGCTGCAGGACTACTGGGCGAGCTATGACGAAATCCGCACGGATCCGAGCGCGCGTAGCCCAAAGCACCTCGAGCTACAGGAACGGACGGACGGGTGGTGGCTGCGGCAGGCACTGGTCGATCCTGACGACTACCTCGAGTGGGGGCTCGAGTTCGAAGTCGACTTGCAGGCCAGCCGAGAGGCGGGCGCGCTGGTGATGCGCCTGTTGGCGCTGGGAGTTGTCCGTTGA
- a CDS encoding SAM-dependent methyltransferase produces the protein MPPPEAPQEVVLRTPKREIHHADGIAWLREQTLEATHALVTSLPDVSELPHLGFEGWREWFIETSALVCERTHPDAVSVFFQTDIKRDGAWVDKAYLVQRGAEAAGAALLWHKIVCRKPPGTTSFGRPAYAHLLCFSKALRISPGASSPDVLPSLGDMPWSRAMGVDACEFVCRFLLERTRCRTVVDPFCGQGTVLAVANRVGMDGIGVELSKKRVKRARNLRLDEVGPTPRALDGQPS, from the coding sequence ATGCCGCCGCCCGAGGCCCCTCAAGAGGTAGTGCTCCGAACTCCCAAGCGCGAGATCCACCACGCAGACGGGATCGCATGGCTTCGCGAGCAAACCCTCGAAGCCACCCACGCGCTCGTGACATCCTTGCCGGACGTTTCAGAGTTGCCACACCTCGGTTTCGAGGGCTGGCGGGAGTGGTTCATCGAGACGAGCGCTCTGGTATGCGAGCGGACTCACCCTGATGCTGTGAGCGTGTTTTTCCAAACCGATATCAAGCGCGACGGCGCATGGGTCGATAAGGCATACCTGGTGCAGCGGGGAGCGGAGGCGGCCGGTGCGGCGCTGTTGTGGCATAAAATCGTCTGCCGCAAGCCGCCGGGCACGACCAGCTTTGGGCGCCCCGCCTACGCCCACCTGCTGTGCTTCTCCAAGGCGTTGCGCATCAGCCCTGGCGCCTCGAGTCCCGACGTATTGCCGAGCCTGGGAGACATGCCCTGGTCCCGCGCGATGGGCGTGGACGCTTGTGAGTTCGTGTGTCGTTTCCTCCTGGAACGAACCAGGTGCCGTACGGTGGTCGATCCATTCTGCGGCCAGGGCACCGTACTCGCCGTCGCCAACCGGGTGGGCATGGACGGGATCGGGGTGGAGCTCTCGAAGAAGCGCGTCAAGCGGGCGCGCAACCTCAGACTGGATGAGGTTGGCCCCACGCCTCGAGCGCTGGATGGTCAACCCAGCTGA
- the ligA gene encoding NAD-dependent DNA ligase LigA, protein MATPSAQTQSSQRELLGELAREIEYHEKAYRAGAPEIPDSAFDELFEQYQELANELQIPEEERIDKKPGNDHAEGFEEVVHSVPMLSLEKLSSARKDSKGGSISLGEQLENWVTRRRQDLEYSASDALKLIVEPKIDGISVSLHYKAGTLKRAVTRGDGKKGDDITKQVMQARAAPAKLKGLKGDVEIRGELYWPRAAFERYNATLRDAGQPTIMNPRNGCAGLMKRKEPVGLESVGITSFLYQLVTPGNNKVPPTQHEVLEWLSALGAPVYLDGITVAEDAAGALAFCEAFGARRPSLEYEIDGMVIKLDELRLHDRLSGTGHHPHWGIAYKFPPERKATKLHGITVQVGKSGKLTPVAELEPVLVAGTTVSRASLHNFVELERKDVRIGDTVFIEKAGEIIPQVVSVDLTKRPAGTVPTARPSACPSCESEIVAEEIFLYCPNPACPAQVTERLRFFASRQAMDIDGLGAVLVVQIVEKLGVSSPEQLFDLRVEDFAGLERMGKKSAENVIAGLERAKGRGLARVLTALAIRHVGTTTAEDLAGHFGSAQALLDFAARYCAGDEAAIESIAPEKGSGAIEGLARKSADVIMTELNSQGVRRVIAGLERAGVRLTQLEGQRQEVEGVAGKSFVLTGTLPTLKRNDAADRIKRAGGKVSGSVSKKTDYVVAGDEAGSKLEKAQKLGVNVIDEAGLLALLGDG, encoded by the coding sequence ATGGCGACCCCGAGTGCCCAAACCCAAAGTAGCCAGCGCGAACTCCTCGGTGAGCTCGCACGGGAGATCGAGTACCACGAGAAGGCGTACCGCGCGGGTGCTCCGGAGATCCCCGATAGTGCGTTCGATGAGCTGTTCGAGCAGTACCAGGAGCTGGCGAATGAGCTCCAGATCCCCGAGGAAGAGCGCATCGACAAGAAGCCGGGGAACGATCACGCTGAGGGCTTCGAAGAGGTCGTGCACAGCGTGCCGATGCTCTCCTTGGAGAAGCTGTCGAGCGCGCGCAAGGACAGCAAAGGGGGGTCCATTTCCCTCGGGGAGCAACTCGAGAACTGGGTAACGCGCCGCCGGCAAGACCTGGAGTATTCCGCGTCCGATGCCCTGAAGCTGATCGTCGAGCCCAAGATCGACGGCATCTCCGTCTCTCTGCACTACAAGGCGGGCACCCTGAAGCGCGCGGTGACCCGCGGCGACGGAAAGAAGGGCGACGACATCACCAAGCAAGTGATGCAGGCGCGGGCGGCGCCGGCGAAGCTCAAGGGACTGAAGGGTGATGTGGAGATCCGGGGTGAGCTGTATTGGCCCCGCGCCGCGTTCGAGCGCTACAACGCCACGCTCCGCGACGCAGGCCAGCCAACCATCATGAACCCGCGCAACGGCTGTGCGGGTCTGATGAAGCGCAAGGAGCCCGTTGGTCTCGAGAGCGTGGGCATCACCAGCTTTCTCTACCAGCTCGTTACCCCAGGGAATAACAAGGTGCCGCCGACCCAGCACGAGGTGCTCGAGTGGCTGTCAGCGCTTGGAGCCCCGGTCTACCTGGATGGCATCACGGTGGCCGAAGACGCGGCGGGTGCCTTGGCGTTCTGCGAGGCTTTCGGCGCGCGTCGGCCTTCCTTGGAGTACGAGATTGACGGCATGGTGATCAAGCTCGACGAGCTGAGGCTGCACGATCGCCTGAGCGGTACCGGGCACCACCCTCACTGGGGTATTGCCTACAAGTTCCCGCCGGAACGCAAGGCGACCAAGCTGCATGGCATCACCGTTCAGGTCGGGAAGTCAGGTAAGCTGACTCCCGTCGCCGAGCTCGAGCCGGTGCTCGTGGCTGGCACCACTGTGAGCCGCGCTTCCCTTCACAATTTCGTCGAGCTGGAGCGCAAGGACGTGCGCATCGGCGACACGGTCTTCATCGAGAAGGCGGGCGAGATCATTCCTCAGGTGGTGAGTGTCGACCTGACCAAGCGCCCGGCGGGCACCGTGCCCACCGCGCGTCCGAGCGCCTGCCCAAGCTGCGAGTCGGAGATCGTTGCCGAGGAGATCTTCCTCTACTGCCCAAACCCGGCGTGCCCGGCGCAGGTCACCGAACGGCTACGTTTCTTCGCCAGCCGCCAAGCCATGGACATTGACGGGCTTGGTGCGGTGCTGGTCGTGCAGATCGTCGAGAAGCTCGGGGTCTCCTCGCCGGAACAGCTATTCGACTTGAGGGTCGAAGACTTCGCGGGGCTCGAGCGCATGGGCAAGAAGAGCGCCGAGAACGTGATCGCAGGGCTGGAGCGCGCGAAGGGGCGCGGCCTGGCGAGGGTGCTAACGGCGCTCGCGATTCGCCACGTCGGCACCACGACCGCGGAAGATCTAGCGGGACATTTCGGCAGCGCGCAGGCGCTCTTGGACTTTGCCGCGCGGTATTGTGCAGGAGACGAGGCGGCGATCGAGAGCATCGCACCGGAGAAGGGCTCGGGCGCAATCGAGGGTTTGGCTCGGAAGAGCGCCGATGTGATCATGACGGAGCTGAACTCCCAAGGCGTGCGCCGGGTGATCGCTGGACTGGAGCGGGCCGGCGTGCGGCTGACCCAGCTGGAGGGACAGCGACAGGAGGTCGAGGGCGTCGCGGGAAAGAGCTTCGTGCTGACCGGCACGCTGCCGACGCTGAAGCGCAATGACGCCGCTGATCGGATCAAGCGCGCCGGCGGCAAGGTGTCCGGTTCCGTCTCCAAGAAAACCGACTATGTAGTCGCGGGGGATGAGGCCGGGAGCAAGCTTGAAAAGGCTCAAAAGCTCGGGGTCAACGTGATCGACGAAGCGGGTTTGTTGGCGCTGTTGGGCGACGGCTGA
- a CDS encoding RNA polymerase sigma factor, whose protein sequence is MSWSNVSLRLVQTAGDDPLVERLVRGEPAAVGEVYDLHHQAVRAFATRLVGDPSSAEDLVHEVFVSLPKAMKNYRGESSLRTFLISVAVNHARHHVRSAVRRRAALERMHREPRSDSGDPEHDARRRELAELLSSALDELPLDQRVAFVLCEVEERTSREVAEIVGAPEGTVRTRLFHAKKKLREILQPLRSGGSES, encoded by the coding sequence ATGAGTTGGTCCAACGTGAGTCTGCGTCTCGTCCAAACTGCGGGTGATGATCCGTTGGTGGAGCGCCTCGTGCGAGGTGAGCCAGCGGCGGTGGGGGAGGTGTACGACCTACATCACCAAGCGGTGCGCGCGTTCGCGACGCGCCTGGTTGGGGACCCGAGCTCCGCTGAGGACCTGGTGCACGAGGTCTTCGTCAGCTTGCCCAAGGCGATGAAGAACTACCGCGGCGAGTCGTCCTTGCGCACCTTCCTCATCTCGGTAGCGGTCAATCACGCGCGACACCACGTGCGCTCTGCCGTGCGGCGGCGCGCGGCCTTGGAGCGCATGCATCGTGAGCCGCGGAGCGACTCGGGAGATCCCGAGCACGATGCTCGACGCCGGGAGCTCGCGGAGCTCCTGAGTAGCGCCCTCGACGAACTGCCCCTCGACCAACGAGTTGCCTTCGTCCTCTGCGAGGTCGAGGAACGCACGAGTCGCGAAGTCGCGGAGATCGTCGGAGCACCTGAGGGCACGGTGCGCACTAGGTTGTTCCATGCCAAAAAGAAGCTGCGAGAGATCCTGCAGCCGCTTCGCTCCGGGGGGAGTGAGTCATGA
- the ltrA gene encoding group II intron reverse transcriptase/maturase — protein sequence MLQEAWKRVRQNQGAAGVDRQSICDVEGYGAQRFLEELQAELKAGKYRPQVVRRQYIPKADGKTRPLGIPTVRDRVVQMAAKLVIEPIFEADFLPCSYGFRPRRSAVMALETLRKLGAKGGHHVLDADIRDYFGSIDHAKLMKLVGRRISDRRVLKLLRQWLEAGVMEDGVVKASVRGTPQGGVISPLLSNIYLHVLDVLWTRHSAPHGTLVRYADDFVVICRTKKDCELAEARIRVILQRLGLELHPEKTRRVELYDGKQGFDFLGCHLHKRLSGKVLERSGERLYFLHRWPSQRAMQRIRSRVKQLTPRSRCHADIRDVIEQLNPVLRGWGNYFRTGNAAKRFNQLDTYVWKQLKGLLVARKGRHLKPKQVDRWDRDYFYRLGLYQLRGTVRYPEQSILMEAA from the coding sequence ATCCTCCAGGAGGCGTGGAAGCGAGTCAGACAGAACCAAGGAGCCGCGGGCGTGGATCGCCAGTCGATCTGCGACGTGGAGGGGTACGGGGCTCAGCGATTCCTCGAGGAATTACAAGCTGAGCTGAAAGCGGGGAAGTATCGACCGCAGGTGGTGCGGCGGCAGTACATCCCGAAAGCCGATGGTAAGACGCGGCCACTAGGCATCCCGACGGTGCGCGATCGGGTGGTGCAGATGGCGGCGAAGCTGGTGATTGAGCCTATTTTTGAGGCGGATTTTCTGCCTTGCTCATATGGGTTTCGTCCCCGGCGCAGCGCGGTGATGGCGCTCGAGACGCTGAGGAAGCTCGGCGCCAAAGGGGGCCACCACGTGCTGGATGCCGACATCCGCGACTACTTCGGGAGCATCGACCACGCCAAGCTGATGAAGCTGGTGGGGAGACGCATCTCGGATCGTCGGGTGCTGAAGTTGCTGCGGCAGTGGCTCGAAGCAGGAGTGATGGAGGACGGCGTCGTGAAGGCGTCGGTGCGCGGCACGCCGCAAGGGGGAGTGATCTCCCCTCTGCTGTCCAACATCTACTTGCACGTGCTCGACGTCCTGTGGACCCGCCACAGCGCTCCGCATGGAACGTTGGTGCGCTACGCGGACGACTTCGTGGTGATCTGTCGCACCAAGAAGGACTGCGAGCTGGCCGAGGCGCGGATCCGAGTGATCCTGCAACGCCTTGGCCTTGAGCTACATCCGGAGAAGACGAGGCGAGTCGAGCTCTACGATGGCAAGCAGGGCTTCGACTTTCTTGGCTGTCATCTGCACAAGCGGCTGAGCGGCAAGGTGCTGGAGAGGTCGGGCGAGCGGCTCTACTTCCTCCATCGCTGGCCGTCGCAGCGCGCGATGCAGCGGATCCGGAGCCGTGTGAAGCAGCTCACCCCCCGCTCGAGATGCCACGCGGATATCCGCGATGTCATCGAACAGCTGAACCCCGTACTGCGGGGCTGGGGGAACTACTTCCGCACGGGAAATGCCGCGAAGCGATTCAATCAGCTCGACACATATGTTTGGAAGCAGCTGAAAGGGCTGCTGGTGGCCCGTAAGGGTCGCCACCTGAAACCCAAACAAGTCGACCGCTGGGATCGCGACTACTTCTACCGTCTGGGCCTGTACCAACTCCGTGGGACTGTCCGCTATCCGGAGCAATCCATCCTGATGGAGGCCGCGTAA